The window TGTCTGAGGCCTCCAGCTATGGACTTAAGcatctccccatctcctcccacGTCATCCTCCTCAGTAAGTTTGGCACTTTGGGTTCTCACCTGTGTATATACTGGGAAGGCAGCGTTGGCAGCAGCCCTGTATGGGTGGAGGGACCATAGTGAATTCCTATATGGAGCTGTCATTTCCATGCTGTAACACATTGTAGGACTGTAGAGTCAAGGCTGAGGAATGGGGAATTCCTGCCTGGGTGTAAGCAAGGCTGGGGATGACAagattaccaaaagaaaaaaaactccagGGCCAGAGGGATTTACAAGTGAATACtaccaaacagttaaagaacaattaatcccaatgctatataaaatatttgggaaaataggaggagtcctaccaaattcctttcatgacacagatatggtgctgatacctaaaccaggaagggccaaaacagagaaagaaaattagagaccaatttctctaatgaatattaatggaaaaatcttaaataaaatattagtaaagagattataaCATCTCATCATCAGAATCATACACTCTgaccaagtagcatttatatcaggaatacaggattggttcaatatcaagaaaagtatcggcataattgaccacatcaataatcaaactaatagaaatcatatgattatctcaagtgatgcagaaaaagcatttgacaaagtataacactcattcttattaaaaaacactagagaacatagggataaatggagttttccttaaaatattaagtagcatctatctaaaaccaccagTCAGCATtatgtataatggggataagcattcccaataagatcagagatgaaacaaggttgcccattatcagcACTACTATTCGGTATTGTACTAGAaagttagctttagcaataagagaagaaaaaaaataataggaagtagtataggcaacaaggaaacaaaactatcactctttggagatggtatatttagagaatttagaggatcaactaaaaaactgctttaaacaattaactttagcaaagttgcaggatataaaataaattcaaaaaatcatcagcatttttacatattaccaagaaagcccagcagcaagagagagagaaattccacttaCAATAACtgtagatgaaataaaatatttgagagtctccctgccaagacaaaggaactatatgaatataattacaaaacacttttcacacaaataaagtcagatctaaacaactggaaacaGATCAATTGCTCGTGGTAGGCCAAGGCTAATacaataaaagacaattctgcctaaattaatctacttattcaatgccatatcaaACTACCAGAAAATTACtctatagagctaaaaaaaaaaaaataacaaaattcatctggaacaacaaaaggtcaagaatttcaagggaattaataaaaaaaaaaaaatgcaaagaaaggtaacCTAAATCTGTATTATAAAGCGGCAatcatcagaaccatttggtactggctaagaaatggagtagtgGGTCAATGGAATAGtggtacacaagacacagtagtcaatgactatagtaatcccATGTccgataaacccaaagactccagcttcttggtaagaactcattatttgattaaaaactgcagagaaaattagaaaatagtatggcagaaactaggcacagaCCAATATCTCATAACCTAGatcaagataaagttgaaaaaggtgcatgattcagacataaagggtgacactataaggaaaacaaagaatagtCCAACTGTTAGATCTTTGATgaccaaactgaagatctacagcCACTGTGTATGTCTCATGGTTGTAAGACCATGCCCCACCATGCCGGGAAACTGAATTGCTCTCATCTGAATTGtcctaggaagattctgaagaacaCCTTAGGAAGGGTCTTAACAGCAGGTTAAGGTACTGGACCCTGAGGTCCCCTCTCAAACCTggctgccaagcattcaaactccattGCAGAAAGGGCAACTCTCTGCTGGCCACAGTTTTTAAATGTCCAACAGATCATCTTGCCCAAACTaccattttatggagaattcacgcAGGGTACAcactcacaagatggtcagaaaaaaatgatctaaGGACCCTTTCAAGGTCTCTCTCCTAAGAACTTTAGAGATGATTGTGAGACACTGGCGTGGGACCGCCCAGCATGgcaggccttcatcagagaaggcGCTGTGCTCTAAGAGCAAAGCAGTCCCAATAGGGACTtcaatgttcatagggactatttgtgcctggGCAGCCGCAGAACCTTCTGAGCTCtagtggtctgatcagccacagctggacTCCCTGTAATTTGACTCTaccatagtgatgtcattttggtgctCTTCCAGAGCACAAGGCAAGAACCAACAACCGATCCCCCACTTGGTGCCCAAGTGTGCTCCAGGCAAGGCAGGGGCTTGGGCTGAAGAGCTCCtgttttcagagtttcagcccgcGTAGCCATCTGGCCCTTTTGGATCCACATCTAGAATTTGGAAGCTGCCTGAACTTCTAGGTCAGGGTCAATGTCAGTGGCCCGGCTGACCTTGAGTGGCTAGAGGAGAGGAAGAGGTCCAGATGTACGGGAGGGCAGGGAGCTGTCTCCTGCCCCGCCCTCCATTCCTCCCAGCCTCAGTCCCTCCTTTCCCCTGTTGGCACTTGGATTTGCAGTCAGAGGTCAGTGACCTCAGTGGCACTGATGGCACTGTGACCATATGACCCTTTGGCCATCTTCTGAAGCCCTTGCCCAAGGGCCCATCTGCATCCTCTGCCCTGCAGAGATGACAAGCACCTCTGGAACAGCCCCATCCTTCCCCACGGCCATCCTCCCCTCTTAGGCCTGTCTGGGCCCCCCTCTGCTTCCCAACACAAGTCTGCTTTGGCAGCTTCCCCTTGGGGCAGGGGAGGTTTTTCCGGAGTGCCTGGCACACCTCAGCTGCGCTGCCACACTAAGTGAAGGATAGGATGCTCTGGACTCGAGGGAGGTCTCGCTCCTGCCCTCCAGACTGCAGTCTTACAGACCAGCTCCAAAAGGAGGCCTGAGCCAGGTGGGCAGGCGCTGACTCTCCGAGGCCGGGATATTGGGAAGGCTGCCCGAGGTAGCGCCACCTGAGCCATATTTACTTTTCTGTCTCAAGCACCCACAGGGACTACCGAGCCCAAGGGAAGAGTCTGGGGTCTTTGGTGGCTCCATCTTAGCTCCATTTTGAAGGAAACAGAACTCCAAGGTAGAAGTGAAGATGGCCGGCATTCTAGAAGTGAGGGATGGCccgtgcaaaggcatggagagagGAGATGGAGTGCTGcttgtgaggaacagcaaggcaGGTGGGGCCGGGCTGGAGttggctttaaatgtcaaactagGGAGCCAAGGGTCCAAGCTACTCgatagaaaaatcactttggcagctgagcaGAGACTAGATTGGAGAAGGTGGCCACTGGAGGCAAGGAGGCCAGTTAGGAGGCTGTTGCCCAGAGAAATGATTACAAGGCAATCGGAGGGAGATAGCTGCCTGTAGACGCTGCTTGGAGATCTCTGAAGACCCAGAGAGCGGATCAGAACTGTGGTCAGGTGATGTACATGTTTTCCAAAAGAACAACCCAGGGAATTGGGGAAAAGGGCAGCCTTCCCACTGCTACTGATTGCAGGGCAGGACTTTTCTTCTGCAAAGCAATGCTACCTGCTTTGTGGCTGGCTCCCAGCTCCTCGGGGCCTTGGCTTAGAAAGCTGCCCGCTTGCGACCTGAGATCTTGATTCTGGCTTGTGCTCCACCCTGACACactgattttcattatttttactctGTGTACCGTCCCCATGTCCCACTCTCTGCCTTTTTAGACGGTAACCGGGCCACTTTATACTCCCCAAAGCACTGactagagacaataattataacTGTAGCAAATAGCACTAAAGGTGGAAAGCGCAGAACCGAGACCATCCTGTTTGAGTCCGTGCCGATGGCCATCCTGGCCCGGGCTGGGGGTGCCCGTGGAGCCCAGCTGCCCCAGGgccttccttctccagcccattttggGGTCAGGAGGCCCAGTAGCCTCCGCGCCCCGGGTTCGGCCGTCCTCCCCGGAGTCCCGCGTGGAGGTGATGCTGTTGGGTGGGGACAGGCCCGGCTGCTTGGAAAGCGGGGTGCAGGGGCGCCCCAAATGGCAGCCGGGCTCCGACTCCGTATTCCAGAGACGCCAAAGATCGCGCCTCATCTGCACAGAAAGACTCCGGAGCTTTCTCCACAGCAAGAAGTTGAGGGGAGTCGGCCGAAGGGCGGGGTCTCCGGATGCCGTGGGATGGAATAGGGACAAACGAGACGTTTCCGAAGTGCCGAGAAGGGCCCCCCTGAACCGATGCAGAGGGAAGCGGCCGCAGAACCAGGGACTTGTCACATTGTAACAACAATGTTGCAACAGCTTTGAAAGGCCCGACTCCCGAGGCTGGGGGCGGGGTCAGGACCGGGTCAGGAGGAGGGAAATCAACCTTTTCTCTGGGTCTTGCTTAACTGTGCAGCGTTCGGACGAGGGTTCTGTCCGCCTTCTCCCTTGGgtgggttgggggaggggaagggggctTTGGGAAAAAAGTAATGCAGGGGGACAAAGTTCTTGGGGGCGGGGAAGGGAAGCCCTTGCTTATATGCTTTTGGCCGCTAGGTGGCGCGGTGGAAAGCGCTGTACTTGGGAATatggagacctgaattcaaaccctacCTCAGACATTAATTGGCTGGATGTGACCCTGAACTAATCGCTTAATCTTTCtcgtcctcagtttcctcatttgtaaaccgGGATCGCACCTTCCTAACAGGCTTTCGGTAAGGTTCAGATAAAGGAACATATGCAAAGCCCTTCCTATGGACAAACGGTAATTATGGTGGATGTTCTTGTTTACATGTTACCAGAGGGGAGATGCCCAATGGCATATGTCTGACTCAGTCAGCAAACGTTTGTTAAGCGCCTTCGAGGCTCCAGACACTACGGAAAGACTCCCTAGCCTCAGCCGGGATCCTAAAAGGCCCGGACTGACAGCTCCGGGCAGTCCCTCTGAAGTGTGGGAGCAACTCGGGGCGGGCTTGGATCTCTGTGCCCCCCTCCACAAGGAGAGGGACCATCAGGACGTTCCCTAGACTCCCAGGCTGCCCttgtggggaagggggagatgcGGGGGCTCTATGATTCAGAGGCAAGTGAGCAGGGGTCTTGGCCCCTTTGGGAGCCCCCTAGACACCTCCCCTCTGGAGCCTGCGGCTCTTCCTCGGCCCCTCCCCCAGGCGGCCTCCTAAGATGGTGGCTCTCCCCAAGTCTCCTCTTGAAGGCGGCCTCCCTTCAGTCAACAAACAGAGTTGGAACGTCCAGTCCAAGGACGAGTTTGGCTGGGTCCTGCCTTCAAGGCCCTTATCTGCTCTCAGGTTGTTGAGTCATAAAGATTAGATACAAAGTAACTTCTGGGCCTGAGGGCAAGCGACCTTTGAGAAAGCACAGGAAACAGAAGCGGAACCTTCCAGGCCAGGGTCCAGCCAGGACAAAGGCCTGGCCACGGGAGATGACCAGGCCAGTAGCTGCCGCGTCCAGGCCCGAAGGGAGAACTCAAGAAGGAAGAGCAAGTTTCAGGCCTTTAGCTTCCTCTCTGGCTCCCAATGGCCCCTGCTCTCGTGGTGACTGAGTCAGTGGGTTTTCTGcctttgttttctcctctgtaaaataagggttcAGACTTGGAAAGCCTCTGAGgcagggggaaaagggggaggggaaaggcgGGGAACGAGGGGGAAGGGCGATAGGGAGAGGAGgttaaaagagagggaaggaggaggaggaaaaacaagaatggggaggagggggaaaagaggtgaaggaggggggaagagggggagaaaaaagggggagaagagagcgaaggggaagaaggaggacaggagatggggagaggaaaggaggagggagagaaaagaaaagggggagagggaggaaggaggaggaggaggaaaagaaaagcagggggaagagtgagaaggaagaggggaaagtggggagaaggatgaaggagagagataaggacagcagaggaaggaggaggggagaagaggggagagggagggagaaggggggaaggaagagaggggagagaagggagaaagaatggggagagggagaggaggggcaGCAGGAAGACCCCTCCCAGTTCAGGGTCTCTACCAGTCCCATTGAGTTGGAAAGGCTCGTCTGGGGGCCATGTGGGGAGGGCGGGGGAAGGTCAGAGCGAGGGGTTTAAATACACAGGAGGAGTGGTTACTGTGAATGGGTCCGAGGTGTGTTCTATGCCCGGCCCCGGGCCTCCTCGCCGCCCGCCCCTAGTCCAGCCCCGGAGCCCAGAACTGGGAGAtgcaggagggggaggggaccTGGGCAGCCCCCGCGCCTTTCCTGCTCCGTCCCGGGGGTCCCTCGGTCAGGCGTGGGCGGTCGGGCGCGAGCTGCCAGCTCAGGACGTGACCGTGGCTGTGAGTGACGGACCCCCCTCCGGGCCCGGTCACCCGGGGGCGGGGCTGGGGCCGGGGCGGGCCGGGGGGGGCCCACGGGGCCGGACTGGGCCGGGCGGACGCAGGCGGGAGCAAGGCTGGCAGGGCCCCGCCGGACGCCCTGTGGGGCTCGGGGACCCGGCCccaagggaggaggaggaggaggaagagaaggggaggagagaggaggggaagatcggggaggagggagagccaggggaggaggagaggagggagagccGGAGGGAGGGGGAGGCGGGAGCCGGGCCGCCGGACTTTGCTGCCAGGGGGGGCGCGGGACGGGCACCGGGGCCCGGGGAGGTGGCGGTCCAGCCGGCGCGGGGTGGCGGCCTGAGCGGTGGGGTGTCCCGGGGAGGGTGGGGCGGGGGTTCCGGGGAGTCCGCCGGCGCAGGGGAGGGGGGAAGCCCGACCCGCCACTGAgggaggcggggagggggggggggaaaaagggcgGGAGGCCTGGAGTGGGGGAATTGTCCGGGGTGGGGGGACCCGTGTCCGGGGGGAGTGCTGTGTTTGGGAGCCTTCTGGTCCTTAAGTGGAGGCCAGTGGGTCCGGGTGTTGCTGGGGGTGGTCCGGCCCCTGCCGGGAGTCCGGCTCCTGTGCGTTTGTGAGTCCGGGTCCCGTGTGTTTGTGAGTCCGGGTCCCGTGTGTTTGTGAGTCCGGCTCTTGTGCGTTTGTGAGTCCGGGTCCTGTGGGCGTGTAAGTCCGGCTCCCTAGAGTCCTGTGTGTTTGTGAGTCCGTCCCGAGCGTTTATGGGTGGTTGTGTGAGCTCGGTGGCGTCTGCGTGCGTTTGTGTGTGCTTTGCGTGTGTCTGCATGTGCTGCCCGTGTGCAGGCGGCCTGGCTGAGTGTGTGGGAGTGCTTCCCCCTGTGTGTGTGTCCGTGGGCCAGGGTGGGTCCGCCGCCCCCTGTGGCCCCTTTAGACTGCTGACTTCCTGGCCTCGCGCCGGTGCCCCGTGCCTCAGTGAGTGTGTGTGGGGTGCCCCGGCCCCGCCTTCCCAGGCCTCGCCGGACTGCTGATGGGGTCTTGGGGGCACCCCGCCTGGAACTAACCCCTCTGTCCCTGCCCTGCTGGACCCCCGGAGAGAGGCCCCCCTCAGCCTGCCACCACGTGGCCACGGGCCCAGCTCCGGTTTCTGGCCCTGGGCTGGAGGGCTTGGGTGTGATGGATCGGCAGCCCCTGCCAGGCTCCTAATAAGGGCTTGTTTATTGACTTTCAGGCAGCCGGGCCGAAGCCTCTCCTTGCGGCCCACGGCTGGATGATGGGCACCTGCTCCTTCCTCCAGGACACGCTCTCAGCTCTGCCCGGCCTTAGGCTTCTCCAGCCGGCTCTCCTGCCTCGGCCTTTCCCTCTGCCCTCCCTGGGGCCGGCCTTCTAAGGCCTCCCCACCAACCGGAAGGGCCCCTCCTCGGCCGACGGCCGGCCTCTGTCCGCGCCCGCCATGGGAGGCAACCTGGGCTGCCACCGCTCCATCCCCAGGGACCCCTCGGACCTGTCCCACAGCCGCAAGTTCAGCGCCGCCTGCAACTTCAGCAACATCCTGGTGAACCAGGAGCGGCTCAACATCAACACGGCCACCGAGGAGGAGCTGATGACGCTGCCCGGGGTCACGCGGCCCGTGGCCCACAGCATCGTGGAGTACCGGGAGTACATCGGCGGCTTCAAGAAGGTGGAGGACCTGGCGCTGGTGAGCGGGGTGGGGGCCACCAAGCTGGAGCAGGTCAAGTTTGAGATCTGCGTGAGCAGCAAGGGCAGCTCGGCCCAGCATTCGCCCAGCTCCCTGCGGAGGGACCCCTACTCGGAGCCCCAGCAGTTCCACTTGGCCACGGCGCCCCCCACCGCCAAGGTGAACCTCAACACGGCCACTCCGGCCCAGCTCATGAGCCTGCGAGGGGTCTCGGAGAAGGTGGCCCTGGGCATCGTGAACTACCGCCAGGAGCACGGGCCCTTCAAGAGCGTCGAGGACCTCATCAGGCTGGACGGCATCAACTCGGGCTTCCTGGACAAGCTCCGGCCCCAGGTGTTCGCCGAGAGGTCCCGGCCGCCCTCCACGCACACCAACGGGGGCTTGAATTTCACCGCCAGGCCCCACCCGAGCCCCACCTCCCTGAGCCTCCAGAGCGAGGACCTGGACTTCCCCCCGGGGGGGCCCACGCAGCTCCTCTCCACCCGGCCCCCCATTGAGGTTTTTGCCGGGACCCGGGACGGCTGGCCCGTGCTGAGGCTGGCCACCTGGAACTTGCAGGGTTGCTCCATTGAAAAAGCCAACAACCCCGGAGTGCGAGAAGTGGTGTGTATGACCCTGCTGGAGAACAGGTGAGACCGGGGACCCAGGCGAGCGGGGGAGGCCGGGAGCTCCGGGAGCGGCCGCCATCTTGAGGGGAGCGGGAGAGAGAATGGGCTCTGCAGGGAATCTTCCTCTCCCACCCCTGGCCCCTCGGGCAGCgccccccatccccacccagaCAGGGCCCGGGAGTCTCAGAGTCAGAGCTCAAGCTCAAGAGCAGGGTGACCTGAGTGCCCGGGAGGGGCAGGGAGACGGCCTGCCCCCGTGGGGACCCCGAGTGCCAGGGAGGGCGCTCCACGCTTCTTCCTCGGCTTTATTTTTCTCCTGTCTGATTGTGAGTCACGGGCTGGGCAGATGCCCACGTGGGTCCAAATGTGTTGGAGGAACCACAGGGAGGTACCCCCTGGAGAAGGCTGGGGCTGGCATGGGTGGGAACGAGCGCCACCTTTAAGTGTGTGAAGGACCCCCTGGGGAGACTGAACAGCCTTGTGCTCTTGGGGCCAGAGCCGGCAAAACCTGGAGCCGGCGGGGGAGCAGAACCTGGGGCCTGGGGCAGGGGAGCTGAACCTGTAGCCCGGGGCGGGGTGGGGAAGGCCGGTGGGGAGGCCCCCGTCATCGCCCTGATGCCGCACTGGGGTGGAGCGACCTGCCCCAGGGGGCCGCGGCAGGCGCTCTCCCCAAGCAGGGGTCGGATGCCCACCTGATGAGACGTGACGCCGGGGCTGGTTTTGGACTGGAGGCAGCTGAGGTCCCTTCCCACTCTCGGCTTCTGACAGATCTGGGGAGAGTGACTCATTCGCTCTCATTTAACCTAAAATTGGTTTCCCACCGCCCACAAGAAGGCAGCCAGTGGCGGAGGGAGGCTCCACGTGTGCCCACGGCCAGACGGGCAGGCCTGGCTGCTCGCGGGTTTGGGTCCGGCCCGGGAGGCCCAGACCCCTTGGCCCGAGGCCCCAGCCCCAAACCGAGGGAGGGAGAATGAGCCGCCCAGCGTGCTGCCTGTGCCTTGTCCAGGAGGGTGGGCAGGGGGCACCTGCTCCTGTTTCCCCGGGCTGGCTGAGCCCCCTCCCCTGTGCAGGTCAGACCCAGACTAGGAAAGCCTgcagactccccccccccccgggggggctGCTCTTAAAGCCCTCCTTGGTCTCTCAGTGTTGGGTGCCCGTGGGGGGGGGCATTTAAACCATGGAGGGGTGGCCAAACACTAGCCCCATGGGAGAGCAAGTCCTGTCCTGGAGGAACTCCTCCTGGGTAATGGGGAGCAGGTGGCCAAAGCCACTTGCCCAGCGGCCCGAGCTAGCCAAGCCTCTGAGCAGGATTTGAATGTCGCGCCCACTGCCCGGCTACTCGTCGGTGTCATTACCTTCCGGCTCTGTGGCCGCTTTCCTTTGGCTGGGGAACCTGAAAGGCAGTTCTAGTTCTTTCTGTTCTGGAGGTCGGGCTGGGCCGTGACTCCAGTGTGGATGTTCCAGGCTGGGGAAGGAGGCACCGGTTCTAGCCCCGGCCCCAGGGGGTGTTAGAAgctgagaagaggaggaaggggggagagaaggagggaaggaaggatggatggaggGTGGACGGGAGGGTAGAAGGGGGGAGCTCCTGCCTGCAGTCCCCTCTGCTCTGTACCTGAAACCAGAGGGGGAATCCCTTCTCCAATGTTCCACCTAGATTTGTTGGAAGGAGATGTGATTAACCTCGAGGAAGGAGAATTACCCAAGAGAACCTGGTTTCCTTTCACGGGACAATTTGGATCCCAAATGGGGAGAGCGGGGCTGGCTCCTTGCGTCCCGGGGCCGTGAGATGGAAGCAGGTGCAGGGCTGGCTGAGGCTCCCCCGGCCCACGGTCATACTGCTCTGTCCTGCACCCCCAACACTCGGCCCACAAACGGCAAATGCGCCTTAAGTCCTGATCCGCTTCAAAGTCCAGGCGAGAGGCCCGGCCCCGGGAGCGTTTGAGGCTCTAGAACAGGCTGGCTACCGAATGGGTTCTGTACTGCTCGGGGGCAAAGTTGTAACTGGAGTGGGCAAATGGGGTTTAGGCCCAGGTTACCGAGTTTGAGAGTACTTGGAGGGCCCTTCCCCATGATCCAAAGCAAGGGAGGCGCCATCCCTTCCCTTTCTGATTCCCTTCGTTCTCAGGCTGAGAAAAACCCGATCCAGAGTTCTCAAGTTAAAGGAAAAACTGAGCACTTCTCTTTAATTGGGATTGGATATTCTAGTGCTGGAGTTTCCCAGGTGGCTCCTCTGTATGACTGGGGCCGCTGAGCTCCCCCAGGGGGAAGGGAATCTCTCCAAAGGGAGGATCTGAGCTGGGAGGGCCCCGGGCCGGACCCTTGCCGACCCTCTGGGCCGAAACAGATGGATATGAAGGGCTGGCTCCGGCTGGGGTTCCAGAACCACCCTCGGCCCGGCCCAGCAGCCGGAAGCAGCCTGGGCCCGAAGCCGGAACTTCTGAGTTGTCCCCCTTCTGACCCTCAGTagcctcatctgtgaaatgggagctTGACACAAAAGCACTTTATTGTCCGGACAGCCGGCAGTGTGACTTGATGGGCAGCTTTGGAGCTGGGGCCAGCAGGCTCAAGCGCTGCCTGGGACACAGGTGGGCAGGACTTGACCTTGGAGCCTTTCTAGCCTTGGGCGAATGATCAGTACtcagcaaatgtctgaggctcttggggccccccccccccccccccccccccccccccccccccccccccccccccccccccccccccccccccccccgcccaggGTCCTGCTGACTCAAGGCTTCTGTTGCCCAAGCCAGGAACACAGATCCTCCTGACGGTGGCTCCAGAGCTGCTTCCCTTCGGGAGAGGCTCCAAAGCGGGGCTGAGGTTCAGATGGTCCCAGTGATGtggaaggaagaatggagggagcagggagggggaggggaaaggaggggggaagcTCCTTTGTGGGAGGACTCCCAGGCCTGGACTCCAGCCCAGTCTGAcccacatttattaaatgtctcctGTGTACATGCTGGGCAAAACTGAAGACTCCCCTGCCCTTAAGAGCTTCCCTTTTAACGGTGTGGTCATGGATACTTATTTGgtattcaatttatactttaacatatttaacatgtattggtcaacctgccatctgggggagggggtggggggaaggaggggggaaattggaacaaaaggttggcaattgtcaatgctataaaattacccaagcatagacttgtaaataaaaagctataataaaaaaaaaaaaagagcttcccTTTGCGGAAGGGAAGCCGTGGGTCCCAAACTCTGCTCTGTTAGCTCAGACAAGCGCCTCCTgccctgagactcagtttccctctcGGCAGCCCATTGTCCGTCTCACAGGTCAGGGGAGCCCACGGCTCTCGGCTTCCCAGCCCTACGTGAGCATGTGGCGCACTGATGATGGCAGCGGGGAGCGACGTGGCCTCCGGTGCCGGTGGCGACTGCTTTCAGTTGGAGctttggggaagagaagggggcTCCTGACCGGGTCCCCTTTCTCCTGGGAGCTGGCCCTGCTCTGGAGTTTGCTTGAAGGCTCCAGTCTGCTGCCCCCTCCACTGCTTGCTTCTCTCCCGGTCCAGAAGCCCCCTTCCCCACATTCCCCCAGCCCTTCTGAGTTAGACAGGGGGTTCCAAAGCCTCAGTGGACTGGGGCCAGTGACATGGGGCAGCCCCAGGATGAAGGGCAGGTGGGGGGGCCCCTTCAGGGCCACACCCAGAGCAGGCCGGGAATGCTCCCTCTTCCTATCCCtcctcccatccctcctcccATCCCTCCTCCTATCCCTCCTGGCCTTACACTGGTGCTGGGTTGGTGATGGCAGCCTGCCACCTCTGGGGAGCAGCTAGAGAAGACCTCGGCCTGGAGGCAGAGACCAGAGGAGACCGGGCCCGGCACTAAGCAAACAagacagtttctgtcctcaaaggGCACCctgtctaatggggaagacagcgTGCCAGGACCCcaattcctcctccccctttgccCCGGGGCTGGTCCTGGGGGGAACCCACCTGGCCCATCCCTCGGGTCCGGGGACCCGGCACCCTCCCCGGCCAGCTGAGCCGAGGGGGGGAAGGGCCCTGGCCGCAAAGGGGAAAGGCCTGGGCCCAGGGGGCCTGCCCGAATTCCCCCCAGGGAAATTCCCAGCCCCGGCCCTCCCCCGCCCTCCCTTTGCCCCCCCTGGGCATGTCCGCCGGCCCTGCCCGCGGTCACCTGCCTGCCTCCGCTCCGGGCCTGAGCCAGCCTGTGGAAGAGGCAGGGGCCGAGGGGCTCCCAGCGTGCTCGGCCGGGGTCCCGGCTGTCTGTGCAGCGGTGAACCCGAGGTGCCCGGCTGGGTCCCCATACCCCACAGCCCGGACCCAGACTGGAGCAGTGACGGAGCTCACTTTAGTCCACgcgggctttcttggcagagacactggatcCATTGGCCAttgccttctcattttacagatgaggaaactgaggcacgcagAGGGAatggacttgcccagggtcacacactgtaaatgtctgaggccagatttgagctcaaagATAGGTTTTCCCCACTCTAGGCTGGCTGGGCCGCTTATAACTGGGCCTTTTCTCAGGGCACCGACCCGGGGTTAGGGGCTGTGCTGACCAGTAGCAGTCTGGAAGCCCAGGCTGGGTGGGGCCTTGGTGGGGGGCTGCAGTAGAGTGGGGCATCCTGGCAGGGGTGC of the Sarcophilus harrisii chromosome 1, mSarHar1.11, whole genome shotgun sequence genome contains:
- the EEPD1 gene encoding endonuclease/exonuclease/phosphatase family domain-containing protein 1, translating into MGGNLGCHRSIPRDPSDLSHSRKFSAACNFSNILVNQERLNINTATEEELMTLPGVTRPVAHSIVEYREYIGGFKKVEDLALVSGVGATKLEQVKFEICVSSKGSSAQHSPSSLRRDPYSEPQQFHLATAPPTAKVNLNTATPAQLMSLRGVSEKVALGIVNYRQEHGPFKSVEDLIRLDGINSGFLDKLRPQVFAERSRPPSTHTNGGLNFTARPHPSPTSLSLQSEDLDFPPGGPTQLLSTRPPIEVFAGTRDGWPVLRLATWNLQGCSIEKANNPGVREVVCMTLLENSIKLLAVQDLVDREALEKFCMELNQPTLPSIRKWKGPRGSWRAAVSGKPSSLPPQGGAYLGFLWDAAAGVELREASILEGPPAPSNGKHSAPAPYVAHFKIGANDLMLVNLCLAAPAGPVGGDNAGKTPSNSHKAAPFATTLQDMFKGEKDFVILGDFGQGPESSDCDILRKEKFQALVPGTTFTDISTKNPQGTKSLDNVWISKSLKKVFTGHWAVVREGLTNPWIPDNWSWGGVASGHCPVLAEFYMDKDWKKETASRGGSGVSLEQSESHSKHER